A single region of the Plasmodium malariae genome assembly, chromosome: 7 genome encodes:
- the PmUG01_07026300 gene encoding GINS complex subunit Psf3, putative, giving the protein MNEEIIKNIKLNNNFLEFEEIIKDINTPFRFIDLVEIPCVPLVDIYGLSLLSNEAYLEYKSGLREDKLIADDEIRLTLFFAIKLYKRNVIKIKFPSYYDIIETLKFDPVSVTIGLFNQFYFETAYELCNILPASEWPSTNFYDILRKAEKTRMHFLINNKTKLNSYFLEGLTNKEKKIYKYFLEGTSKEREVLNKETTLFYFYEKEKC; this is encoded by the coding sequence ATGAACgaagaaataattaaaaatataaaattaaataataattttttagagtttgaagaaataataaaagacaTAAACACACCATTTAGATTTATTGACTTAGTAGAAATACCATGTGTACCTTTGGTTGACATATATGGGTTATCTCTCCTAAGTAATGAAGCATATTTAGAATATAAGAGTGGTTTAAGAGAAGATAAATTAATAGCTGACGATGAAATTAGgttaactttattttttgcaataaaattatataaaagaaatgttataaaaataaagtttcCTTCATATTATGATATAATCGAGACCTTAAAATTTGATCCAGTGTCTGTAACTATTGGACTATTTAATCAATTTTATTTCGAAACTGCATATGAgctatgtaatatattaccTGCCAGTGAGTGGCCTTCCACAAATTTTTAcgatatattaagaaaagcAGAAAAAACAAGAATGCATTTCTTAATTAACAACAAAACGAaattaaattcatattttttagaagGTCTTacaaacaaagaaaaaaaaatttacaagtaTTTTCTTGAAGGTACTTCAAAAGAAAGAGAGGTACTCAATAAAGAAacaactttattttatttttatgaaaaagaaaaatgttag
- the PmUG01_07026000 gene encoding conserved Plasmodium protein, unknown function, whose amino-acid sequence MSKNEEYKINESWPPGANKKMENKMMVSYSQINMSHPIMSEYNQTEKDEGGIVKFCPLLNDINIIDENNRGGNIHMQISDNKEFDLEKVDMMGVTCNTENLQMNEVEQNDKNTDIALSSYIKLLNVKEEDPLLNYSMNTVATSMSYQNSTRDSNHMSNDKDVIVLSECCNNTSSAMDRGNSNINVDCVKDLNSVRSVSNVNNMNSVNCLHISDGTTDNMNFSTFILDIESMSKSLNVKNAEQKNVALNNNGELLQIGCDFNEGGKIHNELLVYNPVSKKSKREASEDNGGDSISNDSNSNISSSSNGNNNCSNNGNKNSSNNSNKNSSNNGNKNSSNNGNKNSSNNNNSSNNNNSSNNNNSSNNNNSSNNKRSHNSNNSNCCSCCSSSSSFISLADTVNNFKIELEQNNMNMFESVSKKGLMFILSIQEVFINKTKKILCSKCNDELHSVHNINNIFKDILKLKIEKHTNEIYMTNFLKKLKEDFLKANLTLKEKIEQQDILINELNEDKKNFTDNIKKFEDIIYRMQNEQAFVFSRIKTNIHNNFLNFTDYVYHLLLNIYSLVCQKNDKLTFLINRLKHAQLTDKYEQDRKKKKKKKKKKKNCITSKDKYSDKNSDKNDDKNNDNDNRNKIRNSSNGKRTVKYNSDNNDDKNKNSRRAIKLTSKKKANSSAVSSSCFNSSLSCVDSKNILSSGENTSTDSSTSDHSSVYVSNELCYSDLTHMNTNKLINKRSLNKFKKKKRKKKRALEGQEKKYNPFLMNKSLSNENKIRSYSFESNGKLSLECINRKGKNSTKRKNILEATNIKLSEKLKRCKKKYSIEIKKNKTLEFLLASKDEEIREVQKNLKDELETKQIFYEEEENKKVKELKDMKILLENYELTNKQLINRNSEYNEMNENLKMKLDHSLCAEKDLNNRLYDLNNLLNKEREKNSFLLSENIKLKNSILQYNKRQDFYFNNKYCNTGKKFMNHYNMNYYDENGSDALKSHDDHHLQYLHHIHYGHDRGYYDHAYNFEGTHERSNNMDICDTYAKQNDRNAYDTLYNENDRRRVRKFSLMYRKNKHHYNNTKRMYDNMYNNCKDPYKKYYDNNPYNDYTLNSSCYSDSSVNIRMQGRKYILNDQQENKYIKNNNEMEGKKKKKGKNKKEKSVEEKNKEDKNEKDRNAGNKVRSRSNDAESLTDEIRNDIINFDEGNYKKIINNITIEEKEIEKIKDEDLYSIFMQNWDESNMDNIGYHNEASLNLSGSFINNLNDSGIYVGAGGKGGSGNGICGTGIDGNSYDKGIPSRDIRRHSAEDEKDSHFYKKEIVKMSHEKNLEVVKPIGMHCSGKNDENLNNIASNYYLTEKQNLENMSKNTDKLALSDLELQNRNQKKDINLIGEKEYIAFSEEIKNTSQDANSGNNNNYINSIATNSNNNSVNDTNNMNIQGRESSKDANFTNGKEEKNKMEGDENDVLMTYEMYKKNKEKFMHISLRKKACEYQEEGKPITGTKHVLLRGLLNKDSTSINCKNGKGNENEQQDLGDFHNLGNIDNNSYNDNNCNDNNNENSMGDSTIYSSACGHNKINLSLNNSVHEIYNSLKQNYDNKNIHFFETLKKNVHNTKNAESCEPSNKEAIKVISEEKPQIDSLSKLARYKVDSLLSRNSPFQDYTEIDVKTNFKIKEESLHATLNNGHCHYQKNVSTSLTAPTVAASSSSSSSSSNSIRNINISGIQNSCIISSRTYSSNGSNGTNGMNGYNDEKQFENVRCEKPKLNSSASYSLERPCSNAKNPVGNNPTKDDINISEHIREKGECNNNNNIFFGTVDKYACKKTNVQIGYSIDKNNNCLQNNDNSKNYITPNELLNIQMEQQKVNAVIRKKDECDNAPKKKNTGDKGVLSRILRKK is encoded by the exons ATgagtaaaaatgaagaatataaaataaatgagtcATGGCCCCCAGGTGCTAATAAAAAGATGGAGAATAAAATGATGGTAAGTTATtcacaaataaatatgagtCATCCTATAATGAGCGAATATAACCAAACGGAAAAAGATGAAGGTGGTATCGTAAAATTTTGCCCATTGTTAAATGATATCAACATaattgatgaaaataatagaGGAGGTAACATACACATGCAAATAAGTGACAATAAGGAGTTTGATTTAGAAAAGGTCGACATGATGGGAGTTACATGTAACACGGAAAATTTGCAAATGAACGAAGTAGaacaaaatgacaaaaataCAGATATTGCATTAAGTAGCTATATTAAACTTTTAAATGTAAAGGAAGAGGACcctcttttaaattatagtaTGAATACTGTTGCAACGTCTATGAGTTATCAAAACAGTACTAGGGATAGTAATCATATGAGTAATGACAAGGATGTTATAGTACTAAGTGAATGCTGCAATAACACTAGTAGTGCAATGGATAGGGGGAACTCGAATATTAATGTGGACTGTGTGAAAGATTTGAACAGTGTGAGAAGTGTTAgcaatgttaataatatgaacagtGTGAACTGCTTGCATATTAGTGATGGTACAACTGACAACATGAATTTCTCGACCTTTATTCTAGACATAGAGTCAATGTCGAAAagtttaaatgtaaaaaatgcaGAGCAAAAAAATGTAGCACTAAATAATAATGGGGAGCTTTTACAAATAGGATGCGATTTTAACGAAGGGggaaaaatacataatgaaCTTTTGGTTTACAACCCTGTTTCAAAAAAATCGAAGCGCGAAGCAAGTGAAGATAATGGGGGTGATAGTATTAGCAATGACAGCAACAGTAATATCAGCAGCAGCAGCAATGGAAACAACAATTGCAGTAACAATGGCAATAAAAATAGCAGTAACAATAGCAATAAAAATAGCAGTAACAATGGCAATAAAAATAGCAGTAACAATGGCAATAAAAATAgcagtaacaataacaatagcagtaacaataacaatagcagtaacaataacaatagcagtaacaataacaatagcaGTAACAATAAAAGGAGCCATAACAGTAACAACAGCAACTGTTGTAGCTGTTGCAGCAGCAGCAGTAGCTTCATTTCGCTCGCGGACACGGTAAACAACTTTAAGATTGAGCTTGAGCAGAATAACATGAACATGTTCGAATCGGTGAGTAAGAAGGGACTTATGTTTATTCTAAGCATACAAGAGgtgtttataaataaaacgaaaaagaTACTGTGCAGTAAATGCAATGATGAATTACATTCCgtacataatattaataacatttttaaagatatactaaaattaaaaatagaaaaacatacgaatgaaatatatatgacaaattttttaaaaaaattgaaagaggattttttaaaagcaaATTTAACTCtgaaggaaaaaatagaacaacaagatatattaataaatgagttaaatgaagataaaaagaattttactgataacataaaaaagtttgaagatattatatatagaatgCAAAATGAACAAGCGTTTGTGTTTTCAAGgattaaaacaaatattcataataattttttaaatttcacaGACTATGTATACCATCTGTTgttaaacatatattcattagtttgccaaaaaaatgataaactAACTTTCTTAATCAACCGATTGAAGCATGCGCAGCTGACCGATAAATATGAACAggacaggaaaaaaaaaaaaaaaaaaaaaaaaaaaaaaaaaaattgcattaCCAGTAAGGATAAATATAGTGATAAAAATAGTGATAAAAACGacgataaaaataatgataatgataacagGAACAAAATTCGTAATTCGAGCAATGGAAAAAGAACAGTTAAATACAACAGTGATAACAACGAcgataagaataaaaacagCAGGAGAGCGATTAAATTAACGAGTAAGAAAAAAGCAAATTCTTCCGCGGTATCTTCTTCCTGTTTTAACAGCTCCTTATCGTGTGTtgattcaaaaaatattttatcatcaGGAGAAAATACTTCTACTGATAGCTCCACGTCAGACCATTCTAGTGTATACGTTTCCAATGAACTATGCTATTCTGATTTGACACATATGAATACAAATAAGctcataaataaaagaagtttAAAtaagttcaaaaaaaaaaaaagaaaaaaaaaaagagcactAGAAGgacaagaaaaaaagtataatccttttttaatgaataaaagtttatcaaatgaaaacaaaataaggtCCTACTCTTTCGAAAGTAATGGAAAACTCAGTTTAGAATGCATAAACCGTAAGGGTAAAAATTCAaccaaaaggaaaaacattCTGGAAGCGACCAACATAAAACTGAGCGAAAAACTCAAGAGGTGCAAAAAGAAATACTcaattgaaataaaaaaaaacaaaacattaGAATTTCTTCTTGCCAGCAAG GATGAGGAAATCAGAGAAGTTCAAAAAAATCTGAAGGATGAACTAGAAACCAAGCAAATATTTTacgaagaagaagaaaataaaaaagtcaaagaattaaaagataTGAAGATCTTATTAGAAAACTATGAGTTAACCAATAAACAGTTAATTAACAGAAATAGCGAATATAACGAAATGAATGAGaacttaaaaatgaaattagaCCATTCCTTGTGTGCAGAAAAGGATTTAAATAACAGGCTATATGATTTAAACAATTTGCTTAAcaaagaaagagaaaaaaatagttttcttttatcggaaaatataaaattaaaaaattctatTCTTCAGTATAATAAGCGAcaagatttttattttaataataaatattgtaatacaggaaaaaaatttatgaaccATTACAATATGAACTACTATGATGAAAATGGTAGTGATGCGTTGAAATCTCATGACGATCATCATCTTCAATATCTTCATCATATTCATTATGGTCATGATCGTGGTTATTATGATCATGCTTACAATTTTGAAGGAACACATGAGAGATCGAACAATATGGATATATGTGACACATATGCAAAACAGAATGATAGGAATGCGTATGATACACTGTACAACGAAAATGATAGGAGGAGGGTACGTAAATTTTCCTTAATgtacagaaaaaataagcatCATTATAACAACACGAAAAGGATGTAcgataatatgtataataattgtaaagacccgtataaaaaatactatgATAATAATCCATATAATGATTATACGTTAAACTCTTCTTGTTATAGTGACAGTTCGGTGAACATAAGAATGCAAGGgaggaaatatattttgaatgaTCAACAGGAAAATAagtacattaaaaataataacgaaatggagggaaaaaaaaaaaaaaaaggaaaaaataagaaggaGAAAAGTGtagaagaaaagaataaagaggacaaaaatgaaaaggacaGAAATGCAGGTAATAAAGTACGCAGTAGGAGTAATGATGCTGAAAGCTTAACAGATGAAATACgaaatgatattataaattttgatgaaggtaattacaaaaagataataaataacattaCAATAGAGGagaaagaaatagaaaaaataaaggatgaagatttatattcaatatttatGCAAAATTGGGATGAATCGAATATGGACAATATTGGCTATCATAATGAAGCATCATTAAATTTATCCGGGTCCTTCATTAACAATTTGAACGATAGCGGTATATACGTTGGTGCTGGGGGTAAGGGGGGAAGTGGAAATGGTATTTGTGGAACAGGTATTGATGGTAATAGCTACGATAAGGGCATCCCAAGCAGGGATATTCGCAGACATAGTGCAGAGGACGAAAAGGATAgccatttttacaaaaaggaaatagtaaaaatgaGTCACGAAAAAAATCTTGAAGTTGTCAAACCAATCGGCATGCACTGTTCAGGCAAAAATGATGAGAATTTGAATAATATTGCTAGTAATTATTACCTAACTGAAAAGCaaaatttggaaaatatGTCAAAGAATACAGACAAATTGGCATTATCTGACCTTGAATTGCAAAATagaaatcaaaaaaaagacatCAATTTGATAGGAGAAAAGGAATACATTGCATTTTCTGAAGAAATTAAGAACACTTCACAAGACGCGAAtagtggtaataataataattatattaacagTATAGCTACCaacagcaataataatagcgtCAATGATACAAACAATATGAACATTCAGGGTAGAGAAAGTTCGAAAGACGCAAATTTTACCAATggaaaggaagaaaaaaataaaatggaaggTGATGAAAATGATGTTTTAATGACATatgaaatgtataaaaagaataaggaAAAGTTTATGCATATAAGTTTAAGGAAAAAGGCATGTGAATATCAAGAAGAAGGGAAACCTATAACAGGTACTAAACATGTGCTGCTAAGAGGGTTATTGAATAAAGACAGTACTTCAATTAATTGCAAAAATGGTAAGGGAAACGAGAATGAACAACAAGATTTGGGGGATTTTCACAACCTAGGAAATATTGACAACAATAGCTATAACgataataattgtaatgataataacaaTGAGAACAGTATGGGGGATAGTACTATATACTCCTCCGCGTGCGGGCATAATAAGATCAATTTAAGCTTGAATAATAGTGTccatgaaatatataattctttaaaacaaaattatgacaataaaaatatacacttTTTCGAAACGTTAAAAAAGAACGTACATAATACGAAAAATGCAGAGAGTTGTGAGCCTTCGAATAAGGAAGCAATAAAAGTTATATCTGAAGAAAAACCACAGATTGACAGTTTATCAAAATTGGCAAGGTATAAGGTAGACAGTTTATTAAGTAGAAATAGTCCTTTCCAGGATTATACTGAAATAGATGtgaaaacaaattttaaaataaaggaaGAGTCACTACATGCCACATTGAATAATGGTCACTGTCATTATCAGAAGAACGTTTCAACGAGTTTAACTGCCCCTACTGTTGCAgctagtagtagtagtagtagtagtagtagtaacagtatcagaaatataaacatatctGGTATACAAAATAGCTGCATTATTTCAAGTCGCACCTATAGCAGCAATGGAAGCAATGGCACGAATGGAATGAACGGttataatgatgaaaaaCAATTTGAGAACGTCAGGTGTGAAAAGCCCAAATTGAATTCTTCTGCGTCTTATAGTTTAGAACGTCCATGTAGTAATGCAAAGAACCCAGTGGGAAACAATCCTACTAAGGATGATATCAACATTTCGGAACATATCAGGGAAAAGGGagaatgtaataataataataatattttttttggaacAGTTGATAAATATGCATGTAAGAAAACAAATGTGCAAATTGGTTACAGTATtgacaaaaataataattgtttacaaaataatgataattcaaaaaattatattactcCAAATGAGTTATTAAACATACAAATGGAACAGCAAAAGGTAAATGCAGTTATACGGAAAAAAGACGAGTGTGATAATGCAcccaaaaagaaaaatacagGAGACAAGGGTGTCTTAAGCAGAATACTGAGGAAAAAATAG
- the PmUG01_07026100 gene encoding transcription elongation factor 1, putative has translation MGRSKVKKVKPRKKRPLKLDKQFNCPFCSYKKSVDVKLHRSKGIGELMCLKCGVKYVNQITSLDECIDVYSEWVDKCLDANKKGCNELFFNEDLASFNNLED, from the exons ATGGGTAGAAGCAAAGTCAAAAAAGTAAAACCAAGGAAAAAAAGGCCTTTAAAGCTTGACAAACAGTTTAATTGTCCTTTTTGCAGTTATAAAAAATCAGTGGATGTCAAATT gcATAGGTCAAAAGGAATAGGCGAACTTATGTGTTTAAAATGCGGAGTAAAATATGTGAATCAAATTACTAGTTTGGATGAATGCATTGATGTATATAGTGAATGGGTTGACAAGTGCTTAGatgcaaataaaaaaggatgtaatgaactattttttaatgaagatTTAGCATCTTTTAATAACTTAGAAGACTAA
- the MFR4 gene encoding major facilitator superfamily-related transporter, putative, with product MLKEDIAHMKYSGSNINDLKVNKWVALSLYSLVASVATFVHAGFSGWQPIIYKTGAFSELCGPNDDVQTFRVDDKISYTTCGNRDAAVNNLFTLSFFVHFFLSSVSGYVLDTFGEKVCFLCGQIILTIAFLILTILKFSYVWYLFFLLLGVSADLSFIPLLKISKYFPGQESLIFGILGSARSTGFAIGLLLKIGFFYTFNFKEDEFYILCIFYMCTCILYSFLVGIFIVPSKSGNMLSPINSEGGTGSSSTDKKHNLAIINEMDNIESGKKKHHNKKNKNNKNKNNNSNSKNNNKNNNNNNNNSNNDKTSFWENIKTLWSHPQKWEYLITVFICSSSMIRFDYFIKTNRSFFVGNNYDYTTLFSLSTVLSFIPTPFFGYLAGKLGSIYSIIVNNIFILLTYIFILFDSVFFRMLAMFTFFLFISFAFSCFYCYVDEKYSKEHFGKLCGIMFAFSALCLILNFYLTYLTNVVYENLGEKKYFPVAYGMNALGVVTLLGCLYLKVTEK from the coding sequence ATGTTGAAGGAAGACATAGCCCATATGAAATATAGTGGGAGcaatataaatgatttaaaaGTAAACAAATGGGTGGCATTGTCTTTATATTCCCTGGTTGCATCAGTTGCTACATTTGTACATGCAGGATTTAGTGGGTGGCAACcaatcatatataaaactgGAGCTTTTAGTGAGTTATGTGGTCCTAATGATGATGTTCAAACATTTCGTGTAGATGATAAGATTTCATATACAACATGTGGAAACAGAGATGCAGctgtaaataatttatttacccTATCATtctttgttcatttttttttatcatctgTTAGTGGTTATGTATTAGATACTTTTGGAGAAAAAGTATGTTTCTTGTGTGGACagataatattaacaatagCCTTTTTGATTTTaaccattttaaaattttcctaTGTTTGgtacttattttttctattattggGTGTATCAGCAgatttatcttttattcctcttttaaaaatatcgaAATATTTCCCAGGTCAAGAATCGCTAATTTTTGGTATTTTGGGTTCAGCGAGATCTACTGGTTTTGCTATTGGTTTACTTTTAAAGATTGgctttttttatacatttaattttaaagaagatgaattttatatattatgcattttttatatgtgtacatgtattttatattcatttcttgtgggtatatttattgttcCAAGTAAAAGCGGTAATATGTTATCACCTATAAATAGTGAAGGGGGCACCGGATCATCTAGTACTGATAAAAAACATAACCTAGCTATCATAAATGAAATGGATAATATAGAAAGTGGAAAGAAGAAACATCATAATAAgaagaataagaataataaaaataagaataataacagtaacagtaagAATAACAACAagaataacaacaataataacaataacagtaacaatGATAAGACCTCCTTTtgggaaaatattaaaacattatgGAGTCATCCGCAAAAATGGGAATACCTTATTACAGTTTTTATATGCAGTTCCAGTATGATCAGAtttgattattttataaaaacaaatagatCTTTTTTTGTAGGGAATAATTATGACTATACAactttattttccttatctacagttttatcatttataccTACGCCCTTTTTTGGATATCTAGCTGGAAAGTTGGGATCcatatatagtataatagtaaataatatatttatactattaacatatatttttatactatttGATAGCGTATTTTTCAGAATGTTAGCCATGTTtacctttttcctttttatttctttcgCCTTCTCATGCTTTTATTGCTATGTGgatgaaaaatattcaaaggaACATTTTGGAAAATTGTGTGGAATTATGTTTGCATTTAGTGCACTTTGTTTAATTCTCAATTTCTACCTGACCTATTTAACAAATGTGGTCTATGAGAACTTAggagaaaagaaatatttccCAGTAGCATATGGAATGAATGCTCTTGGTGTTGTTACCTTACTTGgttgtttatatttaaaagttacagaaaagtaa
- the PmUG01_07025900 gene encoding conserved Plasmodium protein, unknown function encodes MSNAGTTDLSWLPSDADEQLALGFKIVTNAYKTRVTSQEAEIRSLKGQLTEKLEQLSSIQKKYSNLEVQLIESTQRGNQLADENKQLITTIKKLNRDIDRLENLKKAVLNSIQEEHEVEDSHKYYSADDMLHTTAPRTMLEINGNEDSCQTLINKIVNSDTHNIINGSFNSPYLGNASLNEKNTDGRAFFRNARSRLTYEQFNQFLSNIKKLNNHQQKREETLKKAQAIFGEANSDLYEEFKVLISKHS; translated from the exons atgTCAAACGCTGGGACGACTGACCTAAGTTGGCTACCTTCAGACGCAGATG AACAGTTAGCCCTAGGTTTTAAAATAGTAACGAATGCATACAAAACAAGGGTTACATCCCAAGAAGCAGAGATAAGGTCTTTAAAAGGACAACTTACAGAAAAACTTGAACAG TTGTCAtcaattcaaaaaaaatatagcaatTTAGAAGTCCAATTAATAGAATCAACTCAAAGGGGAAATCAGCTAGCCGAtgaaaataaacaattaattactaccataaaaaaa tTGAACAGGGATATTGACCGACTGGAAAACTTGAAAAAGGCAGTCCTCAATTCAATTCAAGAAGAACACGAAGTGGAGGATTCGCATAAA TATTATTCTGCTGACGACATGCTACACACAACCGCACCAAGAACTATGCTCGAAATTAACGGAAATGAAGATTCGTGTCAAACgcttattaataaaatagttaATTCAGACacacataatattattaacggAAGTTTTAACTCGCCTTATTTAGGAAATGC ATCATTAAACGAGAAGAATACAGATGGAAGAGCCTTTTTTCGTAACGCAAGAAGTCGATTAACTTATGAACAGTTCAATCAATTTTTAAGTAACATTAAAAAGCTAAATAATCATCAACAAAAACGAGAAGAAACCTTAAAAAAAGCCCAGGCTATATTTGGAGAAGCCAACTCGGATTTATATGAAGAATTTAAAGTACTGATATCCAAacattcttaa